A genome region from Rhodanobacter thiooxydans includes the following:
- a CDS encoding c-type cytochrome, with translation MKYRYVFMFSMLALAVVPVASAADGKGLYEANCASCHGANAQGAFPGVPDLINSGRLKQADPALIDHIMNGFQTAGAAMGMPPKGGDANLTSDDAKAILVFLRSIPGTSR, from the coding sequence ATGAAATACCGTTATGTATTTATGTTTTCCATGCTTGCGCTTGCGGTTGTTCCGGTGGCATCTGCCGCTGATGGAAAGGGTTTATATGAAGCAAATTGCGCATCCTGCCATGGCGCCAACGCACAAGGCGCATTTCCAGGTGTGCCGGACTTGATAAATAGCGGTCGGTTGAAGCAAGCTGACCCCGCGCTGATTGATCACATCATGAATGGTTTCCAGACGGCGGGTGCAGCGATGGGAATGCCTCCCAAGGGCGGAGACGCAAATTTGACTTCGGATGATGCAAAAGCCATCCTAGTGTTTTTGCGGAGCATACCCGGTACGTCTCGTTAA
- a CDS encoding IS1595 family transposase: protein MAMNLVQFQPGLSMVEFMQQYGTEAKCYRALYRSRWPQGFRCPACDERRRCRFRRGAQVYYQCRACGHRTTLLSGTILQATKLPLRTWMLAIHLLTSTKTDMAALELMYKAAWRVKHKIMRAMAEREAPRHLSGFVQIDDAYLGGKFNGGKPGCGSPNKQTFLIAVETDVGLEHPAHAVIEQVRGFDDESIKDWQARYLAPDAEVFRDGLYCFRRVADAGHAHTVLETTGGRAACQVRGARWVNVLLGNVKRAISGSYHAIRQGKYARRYLAEAAYRFNRRFRLREMLPRLARAMMPCRPHAEPVLRMASNFHG, encoded by the coding sequence ATGGCCATGAATCTTGTCCAGTTCCAGCCGGGTCTGTCGATGGTGGAGTTCATGCAGCAGTACGGCACCGAAGCGAAGTGCTACCGCGCGCTGTACCGGTCGCGTTGGCCGCAGGGTTTCCGCTGCCCGGCCTGTGACGAGCGTCGGCGCTGCCGGTTCCGCCGAGGCGCACAGGTCTATTACCAGTGCCGCGCGTGTGGGCACCGGACGACCCTCCTCAGCGGCACGATCTTGCAGGCGACCAAGCTGCCGCTGCGCACCTGGATGCTGGCCATCCACTTGCTGACCTCGACCAAGACCGACATGGCGGCGCTGGAGCTGATGTACAAGGCCGCCTGGCGCGTCAAGCACAAGATCATGCGGGCCATGGCCGAGCGCGAGGCGCCGCGCCATTTGTCTGGGTTCGTACAGATCGACGACGCCTATCTGGGCGGGAAATTCAACGGCGGCAAGCCCGGCTGCGGCTCGCCGAACAAGCAGACATTCCTGATCGCGGTGGAGACCGATGTCGGACTGGAGCACCCGGCCCATGCAGTCATCGAGCAGGTGCGTGGCTTCGACGATGAAAGCATCAAGGACTGGCAGGCGCGGTATCTGGCGCCGGATGCCGAGGTCTTCAGGGACGGTCTGTACTGCTTCCGCCGCGTGGCCGACGCCGGCCATGCCCACACGGTGCTGGAAACGACCGGCGGACGAGCGGCCTGCCAGGTGCGCGGGGCACGCTGGGTCAACGTACTGCTGGGTAACGTCAAGCGCGCGATCAGTGGCAGCTACCATGCCATCCGCCAGGGCAAATACGCGCGGCGCTATCTGGCCGAGGCTGCCTACCGTTTCAACCGGCGGTTTCGTCTGCGCGAGATGCTGCCGCGTCTGGCCCGGGCCATGATGCCGTGCAGGCCTCATGCGGAGCCGGTCTTGCGGATGGCCAGCAATTTTCATGGCTGA
- a CDS encoding CopD family protein, giving the protein MYLLIKTLHLLFVMAWVASVFYLPRILVNIAEAGDELTVQNRLQLMGRRLYAFGNFMFCLMLLFGLALWEGWRIWPRQLPDVTSSTYWIDTKLGLVAVLLVYFMWVGHLLKLNTEGGALPSSKSLRWLNELPVILVVLTIYLVVDKPF; this is encoded by the coding sequence ATGTATTTGCTAATAAAGACGCTGCATCTACTGTTTGTAATGGCGTGGGTGGCTTCAGTATTTTACTTGCCTCGGATCTTGGTTAACATTGCTGAGGCAGGTGATGAGCTTACGGTGCAAAACCGACTTCAGCTAATGGGGCGGCGGCTGTACGCGTTTGGCAATTTCATGTTCTGCCTGATGTTGTTGTTCGGACTGGCGCTGTGGGAAGGCTGGCGCATCTGGCCGCGTCAGCTCCCTGATGTGACCTCTTCGACTTACTGGATTGATACCAAACTTGGGTTAGTAGCGGTGCTGCTGGTTTATTTTATGTGGGTTGGTCACTTGTTGAAGCTGAATACAGAAGGTGGCGCGCTGCCATCGTCGAAATCCCTTCGCTGGCTCAACGAACTGCCGGTGATTTTGGTGGTGCTAACGATTTATCTGGTGGTAGACAAGCCTTTTTGA
- a CDS encoding DedA family protein/thiosulfate sulfurtransferase GlpE produces MAHEIIALIAEYGVLLVFLNVLLTQLGAPLPAVPTLVVAGALAAGGQVAPAGAIGAAVAGAVLGDLAWFTAGRRYGAGVMRLLCRISLSPDSCVARSELHFQRWRGGVLLIAKFVPGLSTVSSSLVGAMGLRLPVFALFDGLGSLWWATLAVGLGYLFAAQVDSLLATIASAGTLAIELMAGLLTLYVLLRWWRRQRLLRTLRMARISVDELYREIADGHAPVVVDVRPAQTRQLDTRVVPGALLVDDGGLDQLLHGIPLDRELVVYCNCPNEVSAARAAKLLMAQGYRRVRPLQGGLEAWDAAGYGVERLPETAAATSPPDGARA; encoded by the coding sequence ATGGCCCATGAAATCATTGCGCTGATCGCCGAATACGGCGTGCTGCTGGTGTTCCTCAATGTGCTGCTGACCCAGCTCGGCGCACCGCTGCCGGCGGTGCCGACCCTGGTGGTGGCCGGGGCGCTGGCGGCGGGCGGGCAGGTGGCGCCGGCGGGGGCGATCGGCGCGGCGGTGGCGGGCGCGGTGCTGGGCGACCTGGCGTGGTTCACCGCCGGCCGGCGCTACGGCGCCGGGGTGATGCGCCTGCTGTGCCGCATTTCGCTGTCGCCGGATTCGTGCGTGGCGCGTTCCGAGCTGCACTTCCAGCGCTGGCGCGGTGGGGTGCTGCTGATCGCCAAGTTCGTGCCGGGGCTGTCGACGGTATCGTCTTCGCTGGTCGGCGCGATGGGCCTGCGGCTGCCGGTGTTCGCGCTGTTCGACGGGCTGGGCTCGCTGTGGTGGGCCACTCTGGCGGTCGGGCTCGGCTACCTGTTCGCCGCGCAGGTCGATAGCCTGCTGGCCACCATCGCCAGCGCCGGCACCTTGGCGATCGAGCTGATGGCGGGGCTGCTGACGCTCTACGTGCTGCTGCGCTGGTGGCGGCGCCAGCGCCTGCTGCGCACGCTGCGGATGGCGCGCATCTCGGTGGACGAGCTGTACCGCGAGATCGCCGACGGACATGCCCCGGTGGTGGTCGACGTGCGACCGGCGCAGACGCGCCAGCTCGATACGCGGGTGGTGCCCGGCGCGCTGCTGGTCGACGATGGCGGCCTTGACCAGCTGCTGCACGGCATACCGCTGGACCGCGAGCTGGTGGTCTATTGCAACTGCCCGAATGAGGTCTCCGCGGCGCGGGCGGCGAAGCTGCTGATGGCCCAGGGTTACCGGCGGGTGCGCCCGCTGCAGGGCGGCCTGGAGGCGTGGGACGCCGCCGGCTACGGCGTGGAGCGTCTGCCGGAGACGGCTGCGGCGACCTCGCCCCCCGACGGCGCGCGGGCCTGA
- the ssb gene encoding single-stranded DNA-binding protein: protein MARGVNKVILVGNLGADPEMRHTGGGTAICSFNLATTESWTDKQSGEKQERTEWHRVKIFGRLAEIAGEYLKKGRQVYIEGSLRTDKYTDKQGIERYSTDIIASDMQMLGGPGGEGGAGGGYQRERPQGGQRQGGGSYGGGQSRGGDYGNAPSQSPAPAPADNGFADDDIPF, encoded by the coding sequence ATGGCACGTGGCGTCAACAAAGTCATCCTGGTCGGCAACCTTGGCGCGGACCCCGAAATGCGCCACACCGGCGGCGGTACCGCCATCTGCAGCTTCAACCTGGCCACCACCGAGTCGTGGACCGACAAGCAGAGCGGCGAGAAGCAGGAGCGTACCGAATGGCATCGGGTGAAGATCTTCGGCCGGCTGGCCGAGATCGCCGGCGAATACCTGAAGAAGGGCCGCCAGGTCTATATCGAAGGTTCGCTGCGCACCGACAAGTACACCGACAAGCAAGGCATCGAGCGCTACTCCACCGACATCATCGCCAGCGACATGCAGATGCTCGGTGGCCCCGGCGGTGAAGGCGGCGCCGGCGGCGGCTACCAGCGCGAGCGCCCGCAGGGTGGCCAGCGCCAGGGCGGCGGCAGCTACGGTGGTGGCCAGTCGCGCGGCGGCGACTATGGCAACGCGCCGAGCCAGTCCCCGGCGCCGGCTCCGGCCGACAACGGCTTCGCGGACGACGATATTCCGTTCTAG
- a CDS encoding transposase — protein sequence MAVLRCEIRTAPGVIIAPPNFISAVSTRGELRFACCPGTLTTAKFIDFLKRLMVHRDSPVFLIVDGHPVHRSRAVKQFVASTQGQLRLFQLPPYSPDLNPDELVWNHLKRHKLGRLALSGPDHLKRHAMAFLRSLQKSPALVRGFFQHPAVRYAA from the coding sequence ATGGCCGTTCTCCGCTGCGAAATTCGCACGGCTCCGGGCGTAATTATTGCGCCTCCGAACTTCATTTCGGCGGTCAGCACGCGCGGCGAGTTGCGGTTCGCCTGCTGTCCGGGAACCCTGACGACGGCCAAGTTCATCGACTTCCTCAAGCGGCTCATGGTCCATCGTGACAGCCCTGTCTTCCTCATCGTCGATGGTCATCCGGTGCACCGTTCGCGCGCCGTGAAACAGTTTGTCGCCAGCACGCAAGGACAACTGCGTTTGTTCCAGTTGCCGCCGTACAGCCCGGACCTGAATCCGGACGAGCTGGTGTGGAATCACCTCAAACGGCACAAGCTCGGCCGGTTGGCCTTGAGCGGGCCCGATCATCTCAAGCGTCACGCCATGGCTTTCCTGCGCTCTCTACAGAAAAGTCCCGCCCTGGTACGTGGCTTCTTTCAACATCCTGCCGTCCGCTATGCCGCCTGA
- a CDS encoding APC family permease, which yields MATTQAAKNEPGLRRVLGTWDLVLFNIAAIVALRWLSMAAQVGPSSLVLWLLGLIGFFIPLALAVLELSSRVPGQGGLYLWSKTAFGDMHGFIAGWTYWVSNLVYFPFALLFSAGIFLHVGGDRWLAHAGDSGYHLVYCLTVLWAATGLGIFGLERVKWLQNIGGIATWSAAALILAAGAVATYRLGQATTITAANVMPDFGKLATFSTFATIALAFQGLELGLILGGEIRDPRRQIPRATLISCVVIAAIYIAGTASLLIALPASTIDIIAGIPQALSAIGERIGLPMFGPLTAGLVTIGTIGSISAWITGTARLPFVVGVDRYLPAALGRLHPRYGTPHVALITQGILTSLVLTAALSGSSIHEAYIILVDMTAIMSLLPLLYILLAFPLLRHRAAGRNEGVNLSPGGTLGCWLVGLTGFTVTLLAIVTSMIPPADNSSPGLFLLKVVGGSVLLIGVGLMFYRRGQQQAGQVSPNSWPDIPGETADRQNPACPEQADAE from the coding sequence ATGGCCACAACACAAGCAGCAAAGAACGAACCGGGCCTGCGTCGCGTGCTGGGAACGTGGGATCTGGTGCTGTTCAACATCGCGGCGATCGTCGCGTTGCGCTGGCTGTCGATGGCGGCACAGGTCGGGCCTTCAAGCCTGGTTCTCTGGCTGCTGGGACTCATTGGCTTTTTCATCCCGCTGGCCCTCGCGGTGCTGGAGCTGAGCTCGCGCGTACCCGGACAAGGCGGCCTGTACCTGTGGTCGAAGACGGCATTCGGCGACATGCATGGCTTTATCGCCGGCTGGACTTACTGGGTCTCCAACCTGGTCTATTTCCCGTTCGCGCTGCTGTTCAGCGCCGGCATCTTTCTCCATGTCGGCGGCGACCGCTGGCTGGCGCATGCCGGCGACAGCGGCTACCACCTCGTGTACTGCCTGACGGTGCTGTGGGCCGCGACCGGGCTGGGCATCTTCGGCCTCGAACGCGTCAAGTGGCTGCAGAACATCGGCGGCATCGCGACCTGGTCGGCAGCGGCACTCATCCTCGCCGCGGGCGCCGTGGCCACGTACCGGCTCGGCCAGGCCACGACGATCACCGCAGCGAACGTGATGCCCGACTTCGGCAAGCTCGCGACCTTTTCCACCTTCGCGACGATCGCCCTCGCCTTCCAGGGCCTTGAACTCGGGTTGATACTCGGCGGAGAAATCAGGGATCCCCGCCGGCAGATTCCGCGCGCCACGCTGATTTCCTGCGTGGTGATTGCCGCCATCTATATCGCCGGCACCGCATCCTTGCTGATCGCGCTGCCCGCGTCGACGATCGACATCATCGCCGGCATTCCCCAGGCACTGTCTGCAATCGGAGAACGGATCGGCCTGCCGATGTTCGGGCCGCTGACCGCAGGGCTCGTCACGATCGGCACGATCGGCTCCATCTCCGCGTGGATCACGGGTACGGCGCGCCTGCCCTTCGTGGTCGGCGTCGACCGCTATCTGCCCGCCGCGCTGGGGCGTCTGCACCCCAGGTACGGCACGCCCCATGTGGCCTTGATTACCCAGGGCATCCTGACGTCACTGGTGCTGACGGCTGCGCTGTCCGGCTCTAGCATCCACGAGGCCTACATCATCCTGGTCGACATGACCGCCATCATGTCGCTGTTGCCTCTGCTGTACATCCTGCTGGCATTCCCGCTGTTGCGCCACCGCGCCGCCGGTCGCAACGAAGGCGTCAACTTGTCCCCCGGTGGCACCCTCGGCTGCTGGCTGGTCGGGCTGACCGGTTTCACAGTTACCTTGCTGGCGATCGTCACCTCGATGATTCCACCTGCCGACAACAGCAGCCCCGGCCTGTTCCTGCTCAAGGTGGTGGGCGGCTCGGTGCTGCTGATCGGCGTCGGGCTGATGTTTTACCGCCGCGGCCAACAGCAAGCCGGACAGGTCTCGCCCAACTCCTGGCCCGATATCCCGGGCGAAACAGCTGACCGGCAAAACCCGGCCTGTCCGGAACAGGCCGACGCGGAGTGA
- a CDS encoding sugar porter family MFS transporter, whose protein sequence is MNAIIAPPAAAHPRATAVFTCILGALAGLMFGLDIGVISGATQFIQKDFGISDSTLEHIVSWMMLGAAVGAVAAGWLSSHLGRKRSLIAGSLLFVLASVACGASDTVSMLLISRLALGVSIGVLTFTAPMYLAEIAPERIRGAMVSLYQLMITIGILLAFLSDTVFSYSGNWHWMLGIIAIPGALFLLGVFALPDSPRWLMMKGRRDEALAVLSRLRGNPALVEREAADIQEQLRAPQRGWHMFLENRNFRRSVGLGVLLQIMQQLTGMNVMMYYAPRVFENVGFGTSTQMWSTVIVGLTNVLATFIAIGLVDRLGRKPILYVGFLIMAVSLGIVGTMMHLGIATRSEQIFTVVMLLFFIVGFAMSAGPLIWILCSEIQPLKGRDFGIGASTFANWIGNFIVGATFLSLLNGIGHAATFWLYGALNLVFIALTFWLVPETKGVTLEQIERNLMAGQPLRLIGSKPWTEQTTASSGVGKLETRLEGTAP, encoded by the coding sequence ATGAACGCCATCATCGCACCACCGGCCGCCGCCCATCCCAGGGCCACCGCCGTATTCACCTGCATCCTGGGTGCCCTGGCCGGCTTGATGTTCGGCCTCGACATCGGCGTCATCTCCGGCGCCACCCAGTTCATCCAGAAGGACTTCGGCATTTCCGACAGCACCCTGGAGCACATCGTCAGCTGGATGATGCTGGGCGCGGCGGTCGGCGCCGTAGCCGCGGGCTGGCTGTCTTCCCACCTGGGCCGCAAGCGCTCGCTGATCGCCGGCTCGCTGCTGTTCGTGCTGGCCTCGGTCGCCTGCGGCGCGTCCGACACGGTGTCCATGCTGCTGATCTCGCGCCTGGCACTGGGTGTGTCCATCGGCGTGCTCACCTTCACCGCGCCGATGTACCTGGCGGAGATCGCTCCGGAGCGCATCCGCGGTGCGATGGTCTCGCTGTACCAGCTGATGATCACCATCGGCATCCTGCTGGCGTTCCTGTCCGACACTGTCTTCAGCTACAGCGGCAACTGGCACTGGATGCTGGGCATCATCGCCATCCCCGGCGCGCTGTTCCTGCTCGGCGTGTTCGCGCTGCCCGACAGCCCGCGCTGGCTGATGATGAAAGGGCGCCGCGACGAGGCGCTGGCTGTGCTGTCCCGGCTGCGCGGCAACCCGGCGCTGGTCGAGCGCGAGGCGGCCGACATCCAGGAGCAGCTGCGCGCGCCCCAGCGCGGCTGGCACATGTTCCTGGAGAACCGCAACTTCCGCCGTTCGGTAGGCCTGGGCGTGCTGCTGCAGATCATGCAGCAGCTCACCGGCATGAACGTGATGATGTACTACGCGCCGCGCGTATTCGAAAACGTCGGCTTCGGCACCAGCACGCAGATGTGGAGTACGGTGATCGTGGGCCTGACCAACGTGCTGGCCACCTTCATCGCCATCGGCCTGGTCGACCGCCTGGGTCGCAAGCCGATCCTCTACGTCGGCTTCCTGATCATGGCTGTCAGCCTGGGCATCGTCGGCACGATGATGCACCTGGGCATCGCCACCCGCAGCGAGCAGATCTTCACCGTCGTCATGCTGCTCTTCTTCATCGTCGGCTTCGCGATGTCCGCCGGTCCGCTGATCTGGATCCTGTGCTCGGAGATACAGCCGCTGAAGGGCCGCGATTTCGGCATCGGCGCCTCGACCTTCGCCAACTGGATCGGCAACTTCATCGTCGGCGCCACCTTCCTCAGCCTGCTCAACGGCATCGGCCACGCCGCCACCTTCTGGCTCTACGGCGCGCTCAACCTGGTGTTCATCGCGCTGACCTTCTGGCTGGTCCCGGAAACCAAGGGCGTCACGCTGGAGCAGATCGAGCGCAACCTGATGGCCGGCCAGCCATTGCGCTTGATCGGCAGCAAACCATGGACGGAACAGACCACCGCATCATCCGGCGTCGGCAAGCTGGAAACCCGCCTGGAAGGCACCGCTCCCTGA
- a CDS encoding SMP-30/gluconolactonase/LRE family protein, protein MDVALDAGNALGEGIVWCERAQALYWTDIQRAMLYRLHPASGALEQWPMPERLASFALCETDGWLLLALASQLAFFRLADNQLQTLHQVEPGLPTRCNDGACDRQGRFVFGTMHEPAEGSRQALGSFWRLDVDLSLERLALPNVAISNSIAFSPEGTTMYYCDSLSRNIQCCAYGDTLGTPHLFADLGDVAGEPDGSCVDADGSLWNAQWGMSRVVRYRPDGREDRIVPVPTRQPTRPAFGGAALDTLYVTSAHDGLDSVTLARDPLAGALFAARVGAHGLPEPRFAGVPSVAMHRDPPNQQQARSHRRHRIHPGRNP, encoded by the coding sequence GTGGATGTCGCGCTGGATGCCGGCAATGCTTTGGGCGAAGGCATCGTTTGGTGCGAGCGCGCCCAGGCGCTTTACTGGACCGACATCCAGCGCGCCATGCTGTACCGTCTTCACCCTGCCAGTGGCGCGCTGGAACAGTGGCCGATGCCCGAACGCCTGGCCTCGTTCGCACTGTGCGAAACCGACGGCTGGCTGCTGCTGGCGCTGGCCTCGCAGCTGGCGTTTTTCCGTCTCGCCGACAACCAACTGCAGACGCTGCACCAGGTCGAACCCGGGCTACCCACGCGCTGCAATGATGGCGCCTGCGATCGCCAGGGTCGCTTCGTGTTCGGCACAATGCACGAACCCGCTGAAGGCAGCAGGCAGGCGCTCGGCAGTTTCTGGCGGCTCGACGTCGACCTCAGCCTGGAACGGCTCGCACTGCCGAATGTCGCCATCAGCAACAGCATCGCCTTCAGTCCCGAGGGCACGACGATGTACTACTGCGATTCGTTGTCGCGCAACATCCAGTGCTGCGCGTATGGCGACACGCTTGGCACGCCGCATCTGTTCGCGGATCTAGGGGACGTTGCAGGCGAGCCGGACGGCTCGTGCGTCGATGCCGATGGTTCACTCTGGAACGCGCAATGGGGCATGAGCCGCGTGGTGCGCTACCGGCCCGACGGCCGCGAAGACCGTATCGTGCCTGTGCCTACGCGCCAACCGACCCGGCCCGCCTTCGGCGGCGCCGCGCTCGACACGCTCTACGTCACCAGCGCCCACGACGGCCTCGACTCCGTCACGCTGGCACGCGACCCGCTGGCCGGTGCGCTGTTTGCCGCGCGTGTCGGCGCGCACGGCCTGCCCGAGCCACGCTTCGCCGGGGTGCCATCCGTTGCCATGCACCGGGATCCGCCGAACCAGCAGCAAGCCAGGTCGCACAGACGCCACCGCATCCATCCGGGGAGAAACCCATGA
- a CDS encoding SDR family NAD(P)-dependent oxidoreductase, with protein sequence MPSFATYPSLVERSVLITGGASGIGAAFVEGFARQGARVAFLDMDDAGAASLCASLADVPHAPHYLHCDLTDLGALQAAVAAARARIGPIAVLVNNAANDTRHALADIDPADFEHNVAVNLRHQIFTTRAVIPDMRQLGGGSIICLGSTGWMKKNAGYPLYAMAKAAVHGFVNGMARELGQQRIRINSLVPGWVITAKQARLWLDDAGREEIARTQCMPGFLMADDLARAALFLAADDSRMCTGQDFIVDGGWV encoded by the coding sequence ATGCCTTCGTTCGCCACCTATCCCAGCCTGGTCGAGCGCAGCGTACTGATCACCGGCGGCGCCAGCGGCATCGGCGCGGCCTTTGTCGAAGGTTTCGCTCGCCAGGGTGCGCGGGTAGCCTTTCTCGACATGGACGATGCCGGTGCCGCGTCGCTATGCGCATCGCTGGCCGACGTGCCGCATGCACCGCACTATCTGCACTGCGATCTCACCGACCTGGGCGCGCTGCAGGCGGCGGTCGCCGCCGCCCGCGCGCGGATCGGACCCATCGCCGTCCTGGTCAACAACGCAGCCAACGACACACGCCATGCACTGGCCGACATCGACCCGGCCGATTTCGAGCACAACGTGGCGGTGAACCTGCGCCACCAGATCTTCACCACGCGGGCGGTGATCCCCGACATGCGCCAGCTCGGCGGCGGCTCGATTATCTGCCTGGGCTCTACCGGCTGGATGAAAAAGAACGCGGGCTACCCGCTCTACGCAATGGCCAAGGCGGCCGTGCACGGTTTCGTCAACGGCATGGCGCGCGAACTCGGCCAGCAGCGCATCCGCATCAACAGCCTGGTGCCGGGCTGGGTAATTACCGCCAAGCAGGCGCGCTTGTGGCTGGATGATGCTGGCCGTGAGGAAATTGCGCGCACCCAGTGCATGCCAGGCTTTCTGATGGCGGACGACCTGGCACGCGCCGCCCTGTTCCTCGCCGCCGACGACAGCCGCATGTGTACCGGGCAGGATTTCATCGTGGACGGCGGCTGGGTATGA
- the dgoD gene encoding galactonate dehydratase, with translation MKITRLTTFLVPPRWLFLRIDTDAGICGWGEPVVEGRAHTVATAVDELSDYLVGKDPRHIEDLWNVMYRGSFYRGGPVLMSAIAGVDQALWDIKGKHLGVPVHELLGGPVRERIRVYSWIGGDRPADTARAARAAVDRGFTAVKMNGTEEMHFIDSHAKVERVLANVQAVREAVGPHIGLAVDFHGRVHKPMAKVLVRELAPYKLMFIEEPVLSEHLDAIPELANITSAPIALGERLYTRYDFKRVLQMGGVDVIQPDPSHAGGITETRKIAAMAEAYDVALALHCPLGPIALAANLQLDAVCHNAFIQEQGLGIHYNAANDLLDYVADRNVFAYKDGYVAIPGGPGLGIEINEAYVIERAKVGHRWRNPLWRHDDGSVAEW, from the coding sequence ATGAAGATCACCCGACTCACTACGTTCCTGGTGCCGCCGCGCTGGCTGTTCCTGCGCATCGACACCGATGCCGGCATCTGCGGCTGGGGCGAGCCGGTGGTGGAAGGCCGCGCACACACCGTGGCCACCGCGGTCGACGAACTTTCCGATTACCTGGTCGGCAAGGACCCACGCCATATCGAGGATCTGTGGAATGTGATGTACCGCGGCAGCTTCTATCGCGGCGGCCCCGTCCTGATGAGTGCCATCGCCGGCGTCGACCAGGCGCTGTGGGACATCAAGGGCAAGCATCTCGGCGTACCGGTGCACGAGTTGCTAGGCGGTCCGGTGCGCGAGCGTATCCGCGTGTATTCGTGGATTGGCGGCGACCGCCCGGCGGACACGGCCAGGGCAGCCAGGGCCGCGGTCGACCGCGGCTTCACCGCGGTCAAGATGAATGGCACCGAAGAGATGCACTTCATCGACAGTCACGCCAAGGTCGAGCGCGTGCTGGCGAACGTGCAGGCCGTGCGCGAGGCTGTCGGCCCGCACATCGGCCTGGCTGTCGATTTCCACGGTCGCGTGCACAAGCCGATGGCCAAGGTACTGGTGCGGGAACTGGCGCCGTACAAGCTGATGTTTATCGAGGAACCCGTACTTTCCGAGCATCTGGATGCGATTCCGGAGCTCGCCAATATCACCTCGGCACCGATCGCGCTGGGGGAACGGCTGTATACGCGCTATGACTTCAAGCGCGTGCTGCAGATGGGTGGCGTCGACGTCATCCAGCCCGACCCCTCGCATGCCGGCGGCATCACCGAAACACGCAAGATCGCGGCCATGGCCGAGGCCTACGACGTGGCGCTTGCATTGCACTGCCCGCTCGGTCCAATCGCGTTGGCGGCAAATCTCCAGCTCGACGCGGTGTGCCACAACGCCTTCATCCAGGAGCAGGGCCTGGGCATCCATTACAACGCTGCCAACGATCTGCTCGACTACGTGGCCGACCGCAATGTATTTGCCTATAAGGACGGCTACGTCGCGATTCCCGGCGGCCCGGGCCTCGGCATCGAGATCAACGAAGCCTACGTCATCGAGCGCGCCAAGGTCGGCCACCGCTGGCGCAATCCGCTGTGGCGCCACGACGACGGCAGCGTCGCCGAATGGTGA
- a CDS encoding 2-dehydro-3-deoxy-6-phosphogalactonate aldolase — protein MLNTWLERLPLVAILRGIRPDEAVAVCQTLAQAGFRIMEVPLNSPQPFDSIRNIAQALGKDCLIGAGTVMTAAQVDELAAAGGRLVVMPHADTAVIRAARQAGMLCMPGVATPTEAFSALDAGADGLKLFPADQVTPQGLKAWRAVLPRDVPVLPVGGITADNMAPWVAAGARGFGLGSSLFAPGIELGELSRRTLSFAQAWAAITTSSKEHHA, from the coding sequence GTGCTGAACACATGGCTTGAACGGCTGCCCCTGGTCGCGATCCTTCGCGGCATCCGTCCCGACGAGGCCGTTGCCGTCTGCCAGACACTCGCCCAGGCCGGCTTCCGCATCATGGAAGTGCCGCTGAACTCGCCGCAGCCGTTCGACAGCATCCGCAACATCGCCCAGGCGCTGGGCAAGGACTGCCTCATCGGCGCGGGCACCGTCATGACCGCGGCACAGGTCGACGAGCTCGCCGCGGCGGGCGGCCGGCTGGTGGTAATGCCGCATGCGGACACCGCCGTCATTCGCGCCGCCAGGCAGGCAGGCATGCTCTGCATGCCCGGCGTCGCCACGCCCACCGAAGCGTTCAGCGCGCTGGACGCCGGCGCCGACGGGTTGAAGCTCTTCCCCGCCGACCAGGTAACGCCGCAGGGGCTCAAGGCCTGGCGCGCGGTGCTGCCCCGCGATGTGCCGGTGCTGCCCGTCGGCGGCATCACTGCCGACAACATGGCGCCATGGGTTGCCGCTGGCGCCCGCGGGTTCGGCCTTGGCTCGTCGCTCTTTGCGCCTGGCATCGAACTCGGCGAACTCAGCCGCCGCACGCTTTCCTTCGCACAGGCCTGGGCCGCCATCACGACAAGCTCAAAGGAACATCACGCATGA